A region of Nocardioides sp. JS614 DNA encodes the following proteins:
- the flgK gene encoding flagellar hook-associated protein FlgK: protein MAGSFSSINTALTALRYQQVALDVASTNVANVGTDGYVRRRVVGETLGAASSPAVWSRSLETGSGVQAARVDRMTDALLDSRVRREHGRQTYLDSRAEALARVETGLAEPGPSGVAAALSDLRATLNDLGNAPGSDAARSQALSAAASVVDTVRLQAAHLSDEASDQRSHLLASVVEANSVATELAATNRTIAAALGGGSDTTTLMDERDALALRLAELTGARGTVRADGSMYVELGGQALVDGNSAAQLVVTGGVAADGSATGGPVTFDLDPDTTGATTALTGTPGGDLGATINVLDDVLPSYISGLAAVAKDLADHVNAQHQLGYDANGVAGGKLFDYDPTDVLGTFDVVITDASKLAVSALPGGVKDGNNATALAAAVDVDDQYQRLVNGFGSTVASARQMAKNQQALTDQVDSAREQLTGVSLDEETVNMVAAQRAYEAAARVMTTLDSVLDTLINRTGLVR from the coding sequence GTGGCGGGCTCCTTCTCCTCGATCAACACCGCGCTGACCGCGCTGCGCTACCAGCAGGTCGCGCTCGACGTCGCGAGCACCAACGTCGCGAACGTCGGCACCGACGGCTACGTGCGTCGCCGAGTGGTCGGCGAGACGCTCGGCGCCGCGAGCTCCCCGGCCGTCTGGTCGCGTTCGTTGGAGACCGGCAGCGGTGTGCAGGCGGCCCGGGTCGACCGGATGACCGACGCGCTCCTCGACAGTCGGGTGCGCCGCGAGCACGGTCGACAGACCTACCTCGACAGCCGGGCCGAGGCCCTGGCCCGGGTGGAGACCGGGCTCGCCGAGCCCGGCCCCTCGGGCGTCGCTGCGGCCCTGTCCGACCTGCGTGCCACCCTCAACGACCTCGGCAACGCCCCGGGCAGCGATGCGGCCCGCAGCCAGGCGCTCTCCGCCGCGGCGAGCGTCGTCGACACCGTCCGCCTCCAGGCGGCGCACCTCTCGGACGAGGCGTCCGACCAGCGCTCGCACCTGCTCGCCTCGGTGGTCGAGGCCAACTCGGTGGCGACCGAGCTGGCCGCCACGAACCGGACCATCGCCGCGGCCCTGGGCGGTGGCTCCGACACCACGACGCTGATGGACGAGCGCGACGCGCTCGCCCTCCGGCTCGCCGAGCTCACCGGTGCCAGGGGCACCGTCCGCGCCGACGGGAGCATGTACGTCGAGCTGGGCGGCCAGGCCCTCGTCGACGGCAACTCGGCTGCACAGCTGGTCGTGACCGGCGGTGTCGCGGCCGATGGCTCGGCCACCGGCGGTCCCGTCACGTTCGACCTCGACCCGGACACCACCGGCGCGACGACGGCGCTGACGGGCACACCCGGCGGCGACCTCGGTGCCACCATCAACGTGCTCGACGACGTGCTGCCGTCGTACATCTCCGGACTCGCGGCCGTCGCCAAGGACCTCGCCGATCACGTGAACGCCCAGCATCAGCTGGGCTACGACGCCAACGGCGTGGCCGGCGGCAAGCTCTTCGACTACGACCCGACGGACGTGCTCGGCACCTTCGACGTCGTGATCACGGATGCTTCGAAGCTGGCCGTCTCCGCGCTGCCCGGCGGGGTCAAGGACGGCAACAACGCCACCGCCCTGGCTGCGGCCGTCGACGTCGACGACCAGTACCAGCGCCTGGTGAACGGCTTCGGCAGCACGGTCGCGTCGGCGCGGCAGATGGCCAAGAACCAGCAGGCGCTCACCGACCAGGTCGACTCCGCCCGCGAGCAGCTCACGGGGGTCAGCCTCGACGAGGAGACGGTGAACATGGTCGCGGCCCAGCGAGCGTACGAGGCGGCCGCCAGGGTGATGACCACCCTGGACTCGGTCCTCGACACGCTGATCAACCGGACCGGGCTGGTGCGCTGA
- the flgL gene encoding flagellar hook-associated protein FlgL: protein MGTVRMTQGMMSRQALTGMQAGLNRLANVQEQLSTGRVINRPSDDPTGATSAMRLRSSVSDQKQYVRNADNGLGWLNQIDSTLSSITDQVRRAHEVALQGANTGSLGAEAREALAIEIDQIRSGLVSTANATYLERPVFGGVTAGSAAYAEDPVTGAVTYLPGALTTGEGVVRVVGAGAKVRVDVEGPDVFGPDGDSVFDHLTALAAALRAGDAAAITASAGILDADTRKVTNVQADIGVRTKRVEQARTAANDADLRLTSSLSEVENTDMVKATVDLQLQEVAYQAALSATARVMQPSLLDFLR from the coding sequence ATGGGCACCGTACGGATGACCCAGGGCATGATGAGCCGGCAGGCACTCACCGGCATGCAGGCCGGGCTGAACCGGCTCGCCAACGTGCAGGAGCAGCTCAGCACCGGCCGGGTCATCAACCGGCCGTCCGACGACCCCACCGGCGCGACGTCCGCGATGCGCCTGCGGTCTTCGGTCTCGGACCAGAAGCAGTACGTGCGCAACGCGGACAACGGGCTGGGGTGGCTCAACCAGATCGACTCAACGCTCTCGAGCATCACCGACCAGGTGCGCCGTGCCCACGAGGTCGCGCTGCAGGGTGCCAACACCGGCTCCTTGGGCGCGGAGGCACGCGAGGCGCTGGCGATCGAGATCGACCAGATCCGTTCGGGGCTCGTCTCGACCGCGAACGCGACGTACCTCGAGCGTCCGGTCTTCGGTGGCGTCACCGCCGGGAGCGCGGCCTACGCGGAGGACCCGGTGACCGGCGCCGTCACGTACCTGCCAGGCGCTCTCACCACGGGCGAGGGCGTGGTGCGCGTCGTGGGCGCAGGCGCGAAGGTGCGGGTCGACGTCGAAGGGCCCGATGTCTTCGGGCCGGACGGTGACTCGGTCTTCGACCACCTGACCGCCCTCGCCGCAGCGCTGCGAGCGGGTGATGCGGCGGCGATCACCGCGTCCGCCGGGATCCTCGACGCGGACACGAGGAAGGTCACGAACGTCCAGGCCGACATCGGCGTCCGCACCAAGCGGGTCGAGCAGGCCCGCACGGCGGCCAACGATGCCGACCTGCGGCTCACCTCGTCGCTGTCCGAGGTCGAGAACACCGACATGGTCAAGGCGACCGTCGACCTGCAGCTGCAGGAGGTCGCCTACCAGGCGGCGCTGTCCGCGACCGCCCGGGTCATGCAGCCCAGCCTGTTGGACTTCCTCCGATGA
- the fliW gene encoding flagellar assembly protein FliW translates to MTAGAMMAVMPPDETDLPVIELARPMLGFPEKQRFALVRLDEAGDLCRLTSVEEPELSFLVVPPGRFFPDYAPAVDDDVLDELEIRSAEDVLLLVVLNPGTSLASTTANLAAPVLVNPAKRRGGQIVLDDTDLPLAAPLVS, encoded by the coding sequence ATGACCGCCGGTGCCATGATGGCCGTGATGCCTCCCGACGAGACCGACCTCCCCGTGATCGAGCTGGCGCGACCCATGCTCGGCTTCCCCGAGAAGCAACGCTTCGCGCTCGTGCGCCTCGACGAGGCCGGCGACCTGTGTCGGCTCACCTCGGTCGAGGAGCCCGAGCTGAGCTTCCTGGTCGTGCCGCCGGGCCGGTTCTTCCCCGACTACGCCCCCGCCGTGGACGACGACGTGCTCGACGAGCTGGAGATCCGGTCCGCCGAGGACGTGCTGCTCCTGGTCGTGCTCAACCCCGGCACGTCGCTCGCGTCGACCACTGCGAACCTCGCCGCGCCGGTGCTGGTGAACCCCGCCAAGCGGCGCGGTGGCCAGATCGTGCTGGACGACACCGACCTGCCGCTCGCCGCGCCACTGGTCTCGTGA
- the csrA gene encoding carbon storage regulator CsrA gives MLVLSRRAGESVVLGEDVVVTILEVRGDVVRVGIDAPRSVRVHRAELLAQLEETNRQAASPSEDVIANLARALDHGTGTDPSS, from the coding sequence ATGCTGGTCTTGAGCCGTCGTGCCGGAGAGAGCGTGGTGCTCGGCGAGGACGTCGTCGTGACGATCCTCGAGGTCCGCGGCGACGTCGTCCGGGTCGGCATCGACGCGCCCCGCTCGGTCAGGGTGCACCGCGCCGAGCTGCTCGCCCAGCTCGAGGAGACCAACCGCCAGGCCGCGTCCCCCAGCGAGGACGTGATCGCCAACCTGGCCCGCGCCCTCGACCACGGCACCGGCACCGACCCCTCCTCCTGA
- a CDS encoding MDR family MFS transporter: MSHREILEALSGLLLAMFVAMLSSTVVTNALPRMVADLHGSQTGYTWVVVATMLAMTATTPIWGKLSDLFSKKMLVQLALVIYIVGSLIAAFAPSMEVLIGARAVQGLGVGGLTALVQVVIATMISPRERGRYSGYLGAVFALATVSGPLIGGVIVDSALGWRGCFFVGLPIAVAAFFLLQKTLHLPVVKRPVHIDYLGATLLVGGVSTLLVWISLAGNQFAWASSTTAVLVVAGVLMLVAAVYVEARVAVEPVIPLRLFRDRTTTLATIASVMIGVAMFGSTVYLSQYFQTARGMSPTEAGLMSIAMVGGLFVSSVVSGRIISDTGIWKRWLVGGMLLVVVGLALLGTIDETTSLVVIGGFMAILGVGLGATMQNLVLSVQNNVTLADMGAASSVVAFFRSMGGSIGVSALGALLSHQVAAQVTEGYVAAQRPPTFPAGSHAVPDVTTLPGWEQSIWEHAFGSSFGHLFFVATPFALVALLCVLLVREVPLRTSNLEAEAAASPEVAAELHRAIVRK; encoded by the coding sequence ATGTCACACCGCGAGATCCTCGAGGCCCTCAGCGGCCTGCTCCTCGCCATGTTCGTCGCGATGCTGTCCAGCACGGTCGTCACCAACGCCTTGCCGCGGATGGTCGCGGACCTGCACGGCAGCCAGACCGGCTACACCTGGGTCGTGGTCGCCACCATGCTGGCGATGACCGCGACCACGCCGATCTGGGGCAAGCTCTCGGACCTGTTCAGCAAGAAGATGCTGGTCCAGCTCGCCCTGGTCATCTACATCGTCGGGTCGCTCATCGCGGCCTTCGCGCCCAGCATGGAGGTGCTGATCGGCGCGCGGGCCGTGCAGGGGCTCGGCGTCGGCGGTCTCACGGCCCTGGTCCAGGTCGTGATCGCGACGATGATCTCGCCGCGCGAGCGCGGGCGGTACTCCGGCTACCTGGGCGCAGTCTTCGCGCTCGCGACCGTGAGCGGACCACTGATCGGCGGCGTGATCGTGGACTCCGCCCTCGGCTGGCGGGGCTGCTTCTTCGTCGGCCTGCCGATCGCGGTGGCGGCGTTCTTCCTGCTCCAGAAGACCCTGCACCTGCCGGTCGTGAAGCGGCCCGTGCACATCGACTACCTCGGCGCCACGCTCCTCGTCGGCGGCGTCTCCACCCTGCTCGTGTGGATCAGCCTCGCCGGCAATCAGTTCGCGTGGGCGTCCAGCACCACCGCCGTGCTCGTCGTGGCCGGGGTGCTGATGCTGGTCGCCGCGGTGTACGTCGAGGCCAGGGTCGCGGTCGAGCCGGTGATCCCACTGCGCCTGTTCCGTGACCGCACCACCACGCTGGCCACGATCGCCTCGGTGATGATCGGCGTCGCGATGTTCGGCTCCACCGTCTACCTGAGCCAGTACTTCCAGACCGCCCGCGGCATGAGCCCCACCGAGGCCGGCCTGATGTCGATCGCGATGGTCGGCGGCCTGTTCGTCTCCAGCGTCGTGAGCGGCCGGATCATCAGTGACACCGGCATCTGGAAGCGCTGGCTGGTCGGCGGGATGCTGCTCGTCGTCGTCGGCCTGGCGCTGCTCGGCACCATCGACGAGACCACCAGCCTGGTCGTGATCGGCGGGTTCATGGCGATCCTCGGCGTCGGCCTCGGCGCGACCATGCAGAACCTGGTGCTCTCGGTCCAGAACAACGTCACCCTCGCCGACATGGGCGCGGCAAGCTCCGTGGTCGCGTTCTTCCGGTCGATGGGCGGCTCGATCGGCGTCTCCGCGCTGGGCGCGCTGCTGAGCCACCAGGTCGCCGCGCAGGTGACGGAGGGGTACGTCGCCGCGCAGCGACCGCCGACGTTCCCGGCCGGCAGCCACGCCGTGCCGGACGTCACGACCCTGCCGGGCTGGGAGCAGAGCATCTGGGAGCACGCGTTCGGCTCGTCCTTCGGACACCTCTTCTTCGTGGCGACGCCGTTCGCGCTGGTCGCCCTGCTCTGCGTGCTGCTCGTCCGGGAGGTGCCGCTGCGCACGTCCAACCTCGAGGCCGAGGCCGCGGCCTCCCCGGAGGTCGCGGCGGAGCTGCACCGTGCGATCGTGAGGAAGTGA
- a CDS encoding MarR family winged helix-turn-helix transcriptional regulator, with amino-acid sequence MTSPRTDLLRGLEQEVGVMVRRIRRVIRKRAHAVHPELPSSSYLMLSWLLAHGPQRSSAMSEAFGIDKGAISRQLQHLVDLDLVDRSPDPDDGRATLVSASATAVGRMSAVADERRRWLDERLGDWSADELTSFVDLLRRYNAALDEHPDALAVD; translated from the coding sequence GTGACCAGTCCGCGCACCGACCTGCTCCGCGGGCTCGAGCAGGAGGTCGGCGTGATGGTCCGCCGGATCCGGCGGGTGATCCGGAAGCGGGCGCACGCCGTGCACCCCGAGCTGCCCTCGTCGTCGTACCTCATGCTGTCCTGGCTGCTCGCCCACGGCCCGCAGCGCTCCTCGGCGATGTCCGAGGCGTTCGGCATCGACAAGGGCGCGATCAGCCGCCAGCTCCAGCACCTCGTCGACCTCGACCTCGTCGACCGCAGCCCCGACCCCGACGACGGCCGCGCCACGCTGGTCTCGGCGTCCGCGACCGCCGTCGGCCGGATGTCGGCCGTCGCGGACGAGCGGCGCCGCTGGCTCGACGAGCGGCTCGGTGACTGGTCCGCGGACGAGCTCACCTCGTTCGTCGACCTGCTGCGCCGCTACAACGCGGCCCTCGACGAGCACCCGGACGCGCTCGCTGTCGACTGA
- a CDS encoding glycoside hydrolase family 13 protein: MDLNDQTHGAGPEWWRHAVTYQIYVRSFADADGDGIGDLSGITARLEHVRDLGVDAIWLNPFYVSPQRDAGYDVADYCDIDPLFGTLADADAMVERAHELGLRVIVDLVPNHTSSEHAWFQKALAAGPGSPERDRYLFRDSPDGPPNNWKSVFGGPAWTQVADGQWYLHLFDSTQPDLNWRNPEVGDMFVDVLRFWLDRGVDGFRVDVAHGLFKEETLRDQVVPEGVESATGASAGESGGESMVERTEADEPMWDQPEVHEVYRRWHEVLAKYDGDRMMVAEAWTQSPESMARYIRADEFSQAFNFAWLLAPWSAKAFAEVITGTFEAVDQVDASPTWVLSNHDVDRHPSRYGGGATGLARARAATLTMLALPGSAYLYQGEELGLEQVEVEPEFRQDPLWFRTGNPGRDGCRVPMPWSGAEPPFGFGPGAGQPWIPQPAEWSGLTVEAQTADPVSTLSFYRAALAARRTFSETAGEEVEMVEAGTDVLSFRRGPITVVLNCSTEAVGLPAGEVLMASGPVNGSLPPDTAVWLR; this comes from the coding sequence ATGGATTTGAACGATCAAACCCACGGTGCGGGACCGGAGTGGTGGCGGCACGCGGTGACCTACCAGATCTACGTCCGCAGCTTCGCGGACGCCGACGGCGACGGCATCGGCGACCTGTCCGGGATCACCGCGCGCCTCGAGCACGTCCGCGACCTGGGCGTCGACGCGATCTGGCTGAACCCGTTCTACGTGTCCCCCCAGCGCGACGCCGGGTACGACGTCGCCGACTACTGCGACATCGACCCGCTGTTCGGCACGCTGGCCGACGCCGACGCCATGGTCGAGCGCGCACACGAGTTGGGCCTGCGGGTGATCGTCGACCTGGTCCCCAACCACACCTCCAGCGAGCACGCGTGGTTCCAGAAGGCCCTCGCCGCCGGCCCGGGCAGCCCCGAGCGCGACCGCTACCTGTTCCGCGACAGCCCGGACGGGCCGCCGAACAACTGGAAGTCCGTCTTCGGCGGGCCCGCGTGGACCCAGGTGGCGGACGGCCAGTGGTACCTCCATCTCTTCGACTCCACCCAGCCGGACCTGAACTGGCGCAACCCCGAGGTCGGCGACATGTTCGTCGACGTGCTGCGGTTCTGGTTGGACCGCGGTGTCGACGGCTTCCGCGTCGACGTCGCCCACGGGCTGTTCAAGGAGGAGACCCTGCGCGACCAGGTGGTCCCCGAGGGAGTCGAGTCCGCGACCGGGGCGTCCGCCGGCGAGTCCGGGGGCGAGTCGATGGTCGAGCGCACCGAGGCCGACGAGCCGATGTGGGACCAGCCCGAGGTGCACGAGGTCTACCGGCGTTGGCACGAGGTGCTCGCGAAGTACGACGGCGACCGGATGATGGTCGCCGAGGCCTGGACCCAGAGCCCCGAGTCGATGGCCCGCTACATCCGCGCCGACGAGTTCAGCCAGGCCTTCAACTTCGCCTGGCTGCTGGCACCCTGGTCGGCGAAGGCGTTCGCCGAGGTGATCACCGGGACCTTCGAGGCCGTCGACCAGGTCGACGCCTCCCCCACGTGGGTGCTCTCCAACCACGACGTCGACCGGCACCCGAGCCGGTACGGCGGTGGCGCGACCGGGCTGGCCCGCGCCCGGGCGGCCACCCTCACCATGCTGGCGCTGCCGGGCTCGGCGTACCTCTATCAGGGCGAGGAGCTCGGCCTGGAGCAGGTCGAGGTCGAGCCGGAGTTCCGGCAGGACCCGCTGTGGTTCCGCACCGGCAATCCCGGCCGGGACGGCTGCCGGGTGCCGATGCCGTGGAGCGGCGCGGAGCCGCCGTTCGGGTTCGGGCCCGGCGCCGGCCAGCCGTGGATCCCGCAGCCGGCCGAGTGGTCGGGGCTCACCGTCGAGGCCCAGACCGCCGACCCCGTGTCCACGCTCTCGTTCTATCGGGCGGCGCTGGCGGCCCGGCGTACCTTCTCGGAGACCGCGGGCGAGGAGGTCGAGATGGTCGAGGCCGGGACGGACGTGCTGTCCTTCCGCCGCGGCCCGATCACCGTCGTGCTCAACTGCAGCACCGAGGCCGTCGGGCTGCCGGCCGGCGAGGTGCTGATGGCCAGCGGGCCGGTGAACGGGAGCCTGCCCCCGGACACCGCAGTCTGGCTGCGCTGA
- a CDS encoding cryptochrome/photolyase family protein, which translates to MPPSTPAVLWFRRDLRLADNPALVEAAADGPVLPLFVLDPVLWGPAGAARRAYLGASLRALDASLRERGTRLSVVRGDPARLVPRAARAVGAARVHVAADFGPYGSRRDGAVEQALTGAGAELVRTGSPYAVAPGRVTNTAGAPYRVFTPFHRAWAEHGWRGPVGVPEGTGWLRLAEGTAEIPDPALPDGLTLPAAGEAAARRRWAEFLDRVDEYAEDRDRPAVDGTSQMSAHLKWGEIHPRTMLADLARRRGAGAATYRKELAWREFYADVLHARPETARQYLRPEFARMRYDEPGEHLDAWRHGRTGFSVVDAGMRQLRATGWMHNRVRMITASFLVKDLHLEWQLGARHFLRWLVDGDLASNQHGWQWTAGCGTDAAPYFRVFNPTAQGRRFDPRGEYVRRWVPELADPDVVADPHDPSPSERQAVGYPEPIVDHAAERREALGRWERIR; encoded by the coding sequence ATGCCACCCTCCACGCCTGCGGTCCTGTGGTTCCGCCGCGATCTGCGCCTGGCCGACAACCCCGCGCTCGTCGAGGCGGCCGCCGACGGACCGGTGCTGCCGCTGTTCGTCCTCGACCCGGTGCTCTGGGGGCCGGCCGGGGCCGCTCGCCGGGCCTATCTGGGCGCGTCCCTGCGCGCGCTCGACGCCTCGCTGCGCGAGCGCGGCACCCGGCTGTCGGTCGTTCGCGGCGACCCGGCGCGCCTGGTCCCGCGCGCCGCCCGGGCGGTCGGCGCGGCGCGGGTGCACGTCGCGGCGGACTTCGGTCCCTACGGGAGCCGGCGCGACGGCGCGGTCGAGCAGGCGCTCACCGGCGCCGGGGCCGAGCTGGTCCGCACGGGCTCGCCGTACGCGGTGGCACCGGGGCGGGTGACCAACACCGCGGGCGCGCCGTACCGCGTCTTCACCCCGTTCCACCGCGCCTGGGCCGAGCACGGCTGGCGCGGCCCGGTCGGCGTGCCCGAGGGCACCGGGTGGCTCCGACTGGCGGAGGGCACGGCCGAGATCCCCGACCCCGCGCTGCCGGACGGGCTGACCCTCCCCGCGGCCGGTGAGGCCGCGGCGCGGCGTCGGTGGGCGGAGTTCTTGGACCGGGTGGACGAGTACGCCGAGGACCGCGACCGGCCGGCCGTGGACGGCACCTCGCAGATGTCGGCGCACCTGAAGTGGGGTGAGATCCATCCGCGCACGATGCTCGCCGACCTGGCCCGGCGGCGCGGCGCCGGCGCGGCGACGTACCGCAAGGAGCTGGCCTGGCGGGAGTTCTACGCCGACGTGCTGCACGCCCGTCCCGAGACCGCGCGGCAGTACCTGCGACCCGAGTTCGCCCGAATGCGGTACGACGAGCCGGGTGAGCACCTCGACGCGTGGCGACACGGCCGCACGGGGTTCTCGGTGGTGGACGCCGGGATGCGCCAGCTGCGCGCGACCGGCTGGATGCACAACCGGGTCCGGATGATCACCGCGAGCTTCCTGGTCAAGGACCTGCACCTGGAATGGCAGCTGGGCGCCCGGCACTTCCTGCGCTGGCTGGTCGACGGCGACCTGGCGTCCAACCAGCACGGCTGGCAGTGGACCGCGGGGTGCGGCACCGACGCCGCGCCGTACTTCCGGGTGTTCAACCCGACGGCGCAGGGGCGTCGGTTCGACCCTCGTGGCGAGTACGTGCGCCGGTGGGTGCCGGAGCTCGCGGACCCCGACGTGGTCGCCGACCCGCACGACCCGAGTCCTTCGGAGCGGCAGGCGGTCGGCTACCCCGAGCCGATCGTCGACCACGCGGCCGAGCGCCGCGAGGCGCTCGGCCGGTGGGAGCGGATCCGCTGA
- a CDS encoding metal-dependent transcriptional regulator, translating into MSDLIDTTEMYLRTIYELVEEGIVPLRARIAERLHQSGPTVSQTVARMERDGLLTVEGDRHLQLTEEGLRLATRVMRKHRLAERLLTDVIGLDWELVHEEACRWEHVMSETVERRLLRLLDHPTESPYGNPIPGLDELGDHPPGEDFMEGVEPLSQAAGPAEGRVLVRRISEEMQKDEILMSAMRRAGALPDKTITVIATEEGILVGSGGETAEIVPEAADHIFVRKL; encoded by the coding sequence GTGAGCGATCTCATCGACACCACCGAGATGTACCTCCGGACCATCTACGAGCTGGTCGAGGAGGGGATCGTCCCGCTCCGTGCCCGGATCGCCGAGCGGCTGCACCAGAGCGGCCCGACCGTCTCGCAGACCGTGGCCCGGATGGAGCGCGACGGCCTGCTCACCGTCGAGGGGGACCGGCACCTCCAGCTCACCGAGGAGGGGCTGCGGCTCGCGACCCGGGTGATGCGCAAGCACCGCCTCGCCGAGCGGCTCCTGACCGACGTGATCGGGCTCGACTGGGAGCTGGTGCACGAAGAGGCGTGCCGGTGGGAGCACGTGATGTCCGAGACGGTGGAGCGTCGCCTGCTCAGGCTCCTCGACCACCCCACGGAGTCGCCGTACGGCAACCCGATCCCGGGCCTGGACGAGCTCGGCGACCACCCGCCGGGCGAGGACTTCATGGAGGGCGTCGAGCCGCTCTCGCAGGCCGCCGGCCCCGCCGAGGGCCGGGTGCTGGTGCGCCGGATCTCCGAGGAGATGCAGAAGGACGAGATCCTGATGAGCGCGATGCGCCGGGCCGGGGCGCTGCCGGACAAGACCATCACGGTGATCGCCACCGAGGAGGGCATCCTGGTCGGCTCGGGCGGGGAGACGGCCGAGATCGTCCCCGAGGCCGCCGACCACATCTTCGTACGGAAGCTGTGA
- a CDS encoding Sir2 family NAD-dependent protein deacetylase, which translates to MTSLLAGSPAAAALDLLAARPLVVLTGAGLSTDSGIPDYRGPGSPARTPMTYQEFVSGPAARQRYWARSHLGWGRMRLADPNAGHRALARIAPELLITQNVDGLHERAGTPRLVALHGRIADVVCLGCRAASARAALQERLTELNPGFAERHAAVAVRPDGDVELDETGDFVVPGCERCGGILKPDVVFFGENVPASRVERCYAAVDALADAGGVLLVAGSSLTVMSGFRFVRRAAGAGVPVVIVNRGATRGDAHAAYAIDAGCSEFLEDLAARRG; encoded by the coding sequence ATGACCAGCCTGCTCGCCGGGTCCCCGGCGGCCGCCGCCCTCGACCTGCTCGCCGCGCGTCCCCTGGTCGTGCTCACCGGCGCCGGGCTCTCGACCGACTCGGGGATCCCCGACTACCGCGGTCCGGGCTCGCCGGCGCGGACCCCGATGACCTACCAGGAGTTCGTCTCGGGCCCGGCCGCGCGACAGCGGTACTGGGCGCGCAGCCACCTCGGGTGGGGCCGGATGCGCCTCGCCGACCCGAACGCCGGCCACCGCGCCCTCGCGCGGATCGCCCCCGAGCTGCTGATCACCCAGAACGTCGACGGGCTGCACGAGCGGGCCGGCACCCCGCGCCTGGTCGCGCTGCACGGCCGGATCGCGGACGTCGTCTGCCTGGGCTGCCGGGCGGCCTCGGCGCGCGCGGCGCTCCAGGAGCGCCTGACCGAGCTGAACCCCGGGTTCGCCGAGCGGCACGCGGCGGTCGCCGTACGCCCGGACGGCGACGTCGAGCTCGACGAGACCGGCGACTTCGTGGTCCCGGGGTGCGAGCGCTGCGGCGGCATCCTCAAGCCGGACGTGGTCTTCTTCGGCGAGAACGTGCCGGCGTCTCGCGTGGAGCGCTGCTACGCCGCAGTCGACGCGCTCGCCGACGCCGGCGGCGTGCTGCTGGTCGCCGGCTCCAGCCTGACCGTGATGTCCGGGTTCCGCTTCGTCCGCCGGGCCGCCGGCGCGGGCGTTCCGGTCGTGATCGTCAACCGGGGTGCGACCCGCGGCGACGCGCACGCGGCGTATGCGATCGACGCCGGCTGCAGCGAGTTCCTCGAGGACCTGGCGGCCCGGCGCGGCTGA
- a CDS encoding DUF2277 domain-containing protein, whose product MCRNIRPLNNFEPPATRDEVAAAALQYVRKVSGTTKPSQANQAAFDRAVREIAHVTEHLLDELVTTAPPKNREAEAAKAKARAELRYAR is encoded by the coding sequence ATGTGCCGCAACATCCGCCCGCTCAACAACTTCGAGCCCCCGGCCACCCGCGACGAGGTCGCCGCGGCCGCCCTGCAGTACGTCCGCAAGGTGAGCGGGACCACGAAGCCGTCGCAGGCCAACCAGGCGGCGTTCGACCGCGCGGTCCGCGAGATCGCCCACGTGACCGAGCACCTGCTCGACGAGCTGGTCACGACGGCACCTCCGAAGAACCGGGAGGCCGAGGCGGCGAAGGCCAAGGCGCGCGCCGAGCTCCGCTACGCCCGATGA